A stretch of the Lolium perenne isolate Kyuss_39 chromosome 3, Kyuss_2.0, whole genome shotgun sequence genome encodes the following:
- the LOC127343916 gene encoding uncharacterized protein isoform X4 translates to MAAAAAARSFLRSGSTASSLRGAAARAASRAGPAPLPRRLPASAPRLLLRSPLEMTSFCVESLMPMHSATASALMTSLLAAPACKGFGWLSEDL, encoded by the exons atggccgccgccgccgccgcgagatCCTTCCTGCGATCTGGATCCACCGCTTCCTCCCTCCGCGGAGCCGCGGCTAGAGCTGCCTCCCGCGCTGGGCCGGCTCCTCTCCCAAGGCGGCTCCCTGCTTCTGCTCCCCGCCTCCTTCTGAG GTCGCCGCTGGAGATGACCAGCTTCTGTGTGGAGTCGCTGATGCCCATGCACAGCGCCACCGCGTCGGCGCTCATGACGTCGCTCCTCGCCGCCCCGGCTTGCAAGGGGTTCGGCTGGCTGTCCGAAG ACTTGTGA
- the LOC127343916 gene encoding uncharacterized protein isoform X2 — translation MAAAAAARSFLRSGSTASSLRGAAARAASRAGPAPLPRRLPASAPRLLLRSPLEMTSFCVESLMPMHSATASALMTSLLAAPACKGFGWLSEGQDR, via the exons atggccgccgccgccgccgcgagatCCTTCCTGCGATCTGGATCCACCGCTTCCTCCCTCCGCGGAGCCGCGGCTAGAGCTGCCTCCCGCGCTGGGCCGGCTCCTCTCCCAAGGCGGCTCCCTGCTTCTGCTCCCCGCCTCCTTCTGAG GTCGCCGCTGGAGATGACCAGCTTCTGTGTGGAGTCGCTGATGCCCATGCACAGCGCCACCGCGTCGGCGCTCATGACGTCGCTCCTCGCCGCCCCGGCTTGCAAGGGGTTCGGCTGGCTGTCCGAAG GTCAAGATAGATGA
- the LOC127343918 gene encoding uncharacterized protein At4g28440, whose product MATAAAAAKRKPVFVKVDQLKPVTSGHTLVAKVLSSKTVLQKARAGAGPGPVAKPTRIAECLIGDETGCVLFTARNEQVDMLKPGNTVIIRNAKIDMFKGSMRLAVDKWGRVEVTEPASFDVKEDNNLSLVEYELVNVEE is encoded by the exons atggccacggcggcggcggcggcgaagcgGAAACCGGTGTTTGTGAAAGTAGATCAGCTCAAGCCAGTCACGAGCGGCCACACGCTCGTCGCCAAGGTGCTCAGCTCCAAGACCGTCCTGCAGAAGGCCCGCGCCGGCGCCGGCCCTGGCCCGGTGGCCAAGCCCACGAGAATCGCCGAGTGCCTCATCGGCGACGAGACCGGATGCGTCCTCTTCACCGCCCGCAACGAGCAGG TTGACATGTTGAAGCCGGGTAATACCGTTATTATTCGCAATGCAAAGATTGATATGTTCAAAGGGTCAATGAGGCTTGCTGTTGACAAATGGGGCCGTGTTGAAGTCACTGAACCGGCAAGCTTTGATGTAAAGGAAGACAACAATCTCTCGCTTGTGGAGTATGAACTTGTCAACGTGGAAGAGTGA
- the LOC127343916 gene encoding uncharacterized protein isoform X1, giving the protein MAAAAAARSFLRSGSTASSLRGAAARAASRAGPAPLPRRLPASAPRLLLRSPLEMTSFCVESLMPMHSATASALMTSLLAAPACKGFGWLSEAGNDDV; this is encoded by the exons atggccgccgccgccgccgcgagatCCTTCCTGCGATCTGGATCCACCGCTTCCTCCCTCCGCGGAGCCGCGGCTAGAGCTGCCTCCCGCGCTGGGCCGGCTCCTCTCCCAAGGCGGCTCCCTGCTTCTGCTCCCCGCCTCCTTCTGAG GTCGCCGCTGGAGATGACCAGCTTCTGTGTGGAGTCGCTGATGCCCATGCACAGCGCCACCGCGTCGGCGCTCATGACGTCGCTCCTCGCCGCCCCGGCTTGCAAGGGGTTCGGCTGGCTGTCCGAAG CTGGCAATGATGACGTGTGA
- the LOC127343916 gene encoding uncharacterized protein isoform X3, translated as MAAAAAARSFLRSGSTASSLRGAAARAASRAGPAPLPRRLPASAPRLLLRSPLEMTSFCVESLMPMHSATASALMTSLLAAPACKGFGWLSEDG; from the exons atggccgccgccgccgccgcgagatCCTTCCTGCGATCTGGATCCACCGCTTCCTCCCTCCGCGGAGCCGCGGCTAGAGCTGCCTCCCGCGCTGGGCCGGCTCCTCTCCCAAGGCGGCTCCCTGCTTCTGCTCCCCGCCTCCTTCTGAG GTCGCCGCTGGAGATGACCAGCTTCTGTGTGGAGTCGCTGATGCCCATGCACAGCGCCACCGCGTCGGCGCTCATGACGTCGCTCCTCGCCGCCCCGGCTTGCAAGGGGTTCGGCTGGCTGTCCGAAG ATGGATGA
- the LOC127343915 gene encoding uncharacterized protein → MASSASHLLLLAMAVLLAAAAPGVEAWGGRMFFSKMTRPEVVAEADKAADTTTAGTTEAFDANSAPAAFSSRPSSGGSNRGYGLYGRPEENEKYPPAYFRRGVHHDAEKRTTTNTNVVPEAAAAVPVQEQEEESSGEKEEPAFPENGSGRGRPLSYMRHGGKGKRGDYGMSDTRLYQNGRYYYDVEADRYGYGRESNPVRTRPEPEDNGSGYGRPGGERRSGRYGNNEQNDDGFEEDQNDQYNP, encoded by the coding sequence ATGGCTTCCTCTGCgtcccacctcctcctcctcgccatggcggtcctcctcgccgccgcggcGCCCGGCGTGGAGGCATGGGGCGGCCGCATGTTCTTCAGCAAGATGACTCGCCCCGAAGTCGTGGCCGAGGCCGACAAGGCGGCGGACACCACCACGGCGGGCACGACGGAAGCGTTCGACGCCAACAGCGCGCCGGCGGCATTCTCGTCGCGGCCGTCCAGCGGCGGAAGCAACCGCGGGTACGGCCTCTACGGCCGGCCCGAGGAGAACGAGAAGTACCCGCCGGCCTACTTCCGCCGCGGCGTGCACCACGACGCCGAGAAGCGGACGACCACCAACACCAACGTCGTGCCGGAGGCCGCGGCGGCTGTCCCGgtgcaagaacaagaagaagaatcGTCGGGcgagaaggaggagccggcgtTCCCCGAGAACGGCAGCGGCAGGGGCCGGCCGCTGTCGTACATGCGCCACGGCGGCAAGGGCAAGCGCGGCGACTACGGGATGAGCGACACGAGGCTGTACCAGAACGGCCGCTACTACTACGACGTGGAGGCCGACAGGTACGGCTACGGCCGCGAGTCCAACCCGGTGCGGACGCgccccgagcccgaggacaacggCTCCGGGTACGGGCGCCCCGGCGGCGAGAGGCGGTCGGGGAGATACGGCAACAACGAGCAGAACGACGACGGCTTCGAGGAAGACCAGAACGACCAGTACAATCCATGA